From a region of the Castanea sativa cultivar Marrone di Chiusa Pesio chromosome 10, ASM4071231v1 genome:
- the LOC142612190 gene encoding uncharacterized protein LOC142612190, whose amino-acid sequence MDDIANKCAGLLLSNIEENEVDLTPPTPETGHVLVGKFYTKRRVSQESVARVMKAAWRIDKNFKVSDMGDNKVFIRFEDAKDLDRVLLLSPWSFDKYLVVLHKLGAGDTVNKLKFNRSSFWVQIHKLPTMNQTREAGLRIGGILGDVEKVDVDENGFCLGSYLRLRVSLDIIQPLCRGRRVRIGESVATWADFKYERLPIFCYWCGKLDHDERDCLQWIRSKETPRMEEKKFGPWLRAIPNRLQKPQWVVASNKSTTGLN is encoded by the coding sequence ATGGACGATATTGCTAATAAGTGTGCTGGTTTGCTTTTGTCTAACATAGAAGAAAACGAAGTGGATCTGACACCACCAACGCCTGAAACTGGGCACGTTTTGGTTGGAAAATTTTACACGAAGAGAAGGGTGAGTCAAGAGTCGGTTGCGAGGGTGATGAAGGCTGCATGGCGAATCGATAAAAACTTTAAGGTCAGCGACATGGGCGATAACAAGGTTTTTATCCGGTTTGAGGATGCGAAAGATCTCGATAGAGTCCTTCTGCTCAGCCCCTGGTCGTTCGACAAGTACCTGGTGGTTCTCCATAAACTGGGTGCGGGTGACACAGTGAACAAGTTGAAGTTCAACAGATCATCGTTTTGGGTACAAATACACAAACTGCCTACTATGAACCAAACAAGGGAAGCGGGTTTACGGATCGGAGGCATACTGGGAGATGTAGAAAAGGTTGATGTGGACGAGAATGGTTTCTGCCTGGGAAGTTATCTTAGACTACGAGTGTCGTTGGACATTATTCAACCGCTATGCAGAGGACGACGTGTACGCATCGGGGAATCAGTGGCGACGTGGGCTGATTTCAAATATGAGAGGCTACCCATATTTTGCTACTGGTGTGGGAAACTGGACCACGATGAACGAGACTGCCTCCAATGGATCCGCAGCAAAGAAACACCtagaatggaggaaaaaaaattcggTCCATGGCTACGTGCAATTCCGAATCGCCTTCAAAAGCCGCAATGGGTCGTTGCGTCGAATAAAAGCACCACTGGACTGAACTGA
- the LOC142612191 gene encoding uncharacterized protein LOC142612191 translates to MRENLWKRNITKDNLCESCGKAPETVCHILWFCDRAQEVWASSKLILPFEISPSWKFIDVLWKLQKWEDKCPGLVERTIMVCWGIWKQRNDVRHGGERRNGVAIVRSSLRILEEFHAANKKPQPMTESITEEIKWCPPQRGSYKVNVDGVVFTKQKQVGIGVVIRDSAGDVIAALSHKISRPLGVLETEAKAMEMGIQFALDVGVRDVVFEGDALSICNALRGVGEVSTSVQNVVAGMSQHVKAFRKYAFSHTKRQGNIPAHLLAHHARSVESYVAWLEECPSIIEHACAHDIVSFSHD, encoded by the coding sequence ATGAGGGAGAACCTATGGAAGAGAAACATCACGAAGGATAATCTTTGTGAGTCATGCGGGAAAGCTCCAGAAACCGTTTGCCATATCTTGTGGTTTTGTGACAGAGCACAGGAGGTATGGGCATCCAGTAAATTGATACTACCGTTCGAAATCAGCCCATCTTGGAAATTTATAGATGTGCTATGGAAATTACAGAAGTGGGAGGACAAGTGCCCTGGCTTAGTTGAGCGAACTATTATGGTGTGCTGGGGAATATGGAAGCAAAGAAATGATGTCAGGCATGGTGGGGAGCGTCGAAACGGAGTGGCTATTGTGAGAAGCTCTCTCAGGATTTTGGAAGAGTTTCATGCAGCAAATAAGAAACCACAGCCCATGACAGAGTCAATTACAGAGGAGATTAAGTGGTGCCCTCCACAGCGGGGCAGCTACAAAGTCAATGTAGATGGCGTAGTTTTCACCAAACAGAAGCAAGTTGGTATTGGGGTGGTAATACGGGATTCAGCAGGGGATGTGATCGCTGCTCTAAGCCACAAGATTTCTCGGCCCTTAGGTGTGTTGGAGACTGAAGCAAAGGCAATGGAGATGGGGATACAGTTTGCATTGGATGTAGGGGTACGTGATGTAGTCTTTGAGGGTGATGCTCTGAGTATATGCAATGCACTTAGAGGAGTAGGTGAAGTGTCAACATCTGTGCAAAATGTTGTGGCTGGTATGTCTCAACATGTTAAAGCCTTTAGAAAGTATGCTTTTTCCCATACCAAGAGGCAGGGAAATATCCCTGCACACCTATTGGCCCACCACGCTAGAAGTGTAGAGAGCTACGTTGCATGGTTAGAGGAGTGTCCTAGCATTATTGAGCATGCATGTGCTCATGATATTGTATCTTTTTCTCATGACTGA
- the LOC142613803 gene encoding RAN GTPase-activating protein 1, with protein sequence MDSATQTFQHRSLPIKLWPPSQSSRLMLVERMTKNLTTPSIFSRKYGLLSKDEAEEDAKHIEDIAFATASQNFEKEPESDGSSAVQIYAKESSKLMLEVLKRCPRIKEDREDMIANETIFDISGGRRAFIEADEAEELLQPLRGPNSCTKICFSNRSFGSDAAYVAEPILLSIKDQLTEVDLSDFIAGRPEAEALEVMNIFSSALEGSVLRYLNLSNNAMGEKGVRAFESLLRSQRDLEELYLMNDGISEEAARAVCELIPSTEKLRVLHFHNNMTGDEGALAISEMVRSSPALEDFRCSSTRVGSEGGVALSEALGTCTHLKKLDLRDNMFGVEAGLALSKAISVFADLTEVYLSYLNLEDDGAESLANSLKDSAPSLEVLDMAGNDITAKAAASLAACIAAKQFLAKLNLSENELKDEGAILISQALEVGHVQLNEVDLSANSIRRAGARLLAQAVVHKPGFNLLNINSNFISDEGIDDVKDIFKNSPNMLGPLDENDPEGEDLDEEAEEDGADNEDELESKLKNLEIKQNE encoded by the coding sequence ATGGATTCGGCAACACAAACTTTCCAACATCGCTCATTGCCAATCAAATTATGGCCCCCTAGCCAGAGTTCAAGGTTGATGCTTGTAGAACGAATGACCAAGAATCTTACAACTCCATCCATTTTCTCAAGAAAGTATGGCCTGTTGAGTAAAGACGAGGCAGAGGAGGATGCCAAACACATAGAAGATATTGCTTTTGCAACTGCAAGCCAAAACTTTGAGAAGGAGCCAGAGAGTGATGGGAGTTCTGCAGTGCAAATTTACGCCAAGGAATCAAGTAAACTTATGTTGGAAGTTCTTAAAAGGTGCCCTAGAATAAAGGAGGATAGAGAGGATATGATAGCTAATGAAACAATCTTTGATATATCTGGAGGTCGCAGGGCTTTTATTGAAGCAGACGAGGCTGAGGAGCTTCTACAGCCATTGAGGGGACCAAACTCATGTACTAAGATTTGTTTCAGCAATAGAAGTTTTGGCTCGGATGCTGCTTATGTTGCTGAGCCCATTTTGTTATCCATTAAGGATCAATTGACCGAAGTAGACCTATCAGATTTTATTGCTGGAAGACCTGAGGCAGAAGCTCTCGAGGTCATGAATATATTTTCTTCAGCATTGGAAGGTTCTGTTTTGAGATATTTGAACCTTTCAAACAATGCCATGGGCGAAAAGGGTGTTCGGGCATTTGAGTCACTTCTAAGGTCTCAGAGAGATTTGGAAGAGCTTTATTTGATGAATGATGGTATCTCAGAGGAAGCTGCAAGAGCAGTTTGTGAACTAATTCCCTCCACTGAGAAGCTGAGGGTTCTTCATTTTCACAACAACATGACTGGAGATGAAGGGGCGCTTGCTATATCTGAGATGGTGAGAAGTTCTCCAGCATTGGAGGATTTCCGGTGTTCTTCTACAAGGGTAGGCTCTGAAGGGGGAGTTGCCTTATCTGAAGCACTAGGGACTTGTACTCATCTAAAGAAGCTTGATTTGCGTGACAACATGTTTGGTGTAGAAGCTGGACTTGCTTTAAGTAAAGCTATATCTGTCTTTGCAGATCTTACTGAGGTTTATTTAAGTTATCTCAACTTGGAGGATGACGGGGCAGAATCCCTTGCCAATTCTCTGAAGGATTCTGCGCCATCACTTGAAGTTCTGGATATGGCTGGAAATGACATTACTGCCAAAGCTGCTGCTTCTTTAGCAGCCTGTATAGCAGCAAAACAATTTCTCGCCAAGTTGAACTTATCTGAGAATGAACTGAAGGATGAGGGTGCAATTCTGATCAGCCAGGCATTGGAAGTGGGCCACGTCCAACTAAATGAAGTTGATCTCAGTGCAAATTCAATTAGAAGGGCTGGGGCAAGGCTCTTGGCACAGGCTGTTGTGCACAAGCCTGGATTTAATTTACTAAATATCAACTCTAATTTCATATCTGATGAAGGGATTGATGATGTTAAGGATATATTTAAGAATTCCCCTAATATGCTTGGGCCTTTGGATGAGAATGACCCTGAAGGAGAAGATCTTGATGAGGAGGCTGAAGAGGATGGTGCTGATAATGAGGATGAATTGGAATCAAAACTCAAGAACCTTGAAATCAAGCAAAATGAATAG
- the LOC142611818 gene encoding chloroplast stem-loop binding protein of 41 kDa a, chloroplastic, with the protein MATLAFSSSLLLSSPPSKFSSPSLSPLPPRFSFSLSSAHSSSLSITPSSLTYPTPSKRFALSALSVRASAEVKKKVLIVNTNSGGHAVIGFYFAKQLLGSGHEVTILTVGEESSDKMKKPPFNRFSEIVSAGGKTVWGDPAEVGKVVGGAAFDVVLDNNGKDLDAVRPVIDWAKSSGVKQFLFISSAGIYKLTDELPHVEGDVVKADAGHVGVEKYIAEVFGIWAIFRPQYMIGSGNNKDCEEWFFDRIVRDRPVPIPGSGMQLTNISHVRDLSCMLALAVEKPDAANSRIFNCVSDCAVTLDGMAKLCAQAAGRPVNIVHYDPKAVGIDAKKAFPFRNMHFYAEPRAAKDILGWQGTTNLPEDLKERFDEYVKIGRDKKPITFEIDDKILELLKVPVAV; encoded by the exons ATGGCCACTCTTGCTTTCTCATCCTCTCTCCTCCTCTCCTCTCCACCTTCTAAATTTTCATCACCTTCACTTTCTCCTCTTCCTCCAcgcttctctttttctctctcctctgcTCACTCTTCCTCCCTCTCCATTACTCCATCTTCTCTCACATATCCCACACCTTCCAAACGCTTTGCTCTCTCTGCCTTGAGTGTCAGAGCTAGTGCTGAGGTGAAAAAGAAGGTCCTGATAGTTAATACCAATAGTGGTGGACATGCGGTTATTGGCTTTTATTTTGCAAAACAGCTTCTCGGTTCTGGCCATGAGGTCACAATACTGACTGTTGGTGAAGAGAGCTCTGACAAGATGAAGAAGCCTCCATTTAACAGATTCTCA GAAATTGTGAGTGCTGGAGGCAAGACAGTGTGGGGAGACCCAGCAGAAGTTGGGAAGGTTGTGGGAGGAGCAGCATTTGATGTGGTGTTGGACAACAATGGCAAGGACTTGGATGCTGTGAG GCCTGTGATAGATTGGGCCAAGAGTTCTGGTGTAAAGCAATTTCTGTTCATCAGCAGTGCCGGAATCTATAAGCTAACTGATGAGCTTCCTCATGTCGAAGGG GATGTAGTTAAAGCTGATGCTGGTCATGTTGGAGTGGAGAAATACATTGCAGAGGTTTTCGGTATTTGGGCAATATTCCGTCCACAATACATGATTGGATCTGGAAACAATAAAGATTGTGAGGAATGGTTCTTTGATA GAATTGTCCGGGACAGGCCAGTTCCAATCCCTGGCTCTGGAATGCAACTCACAAACATCTCTCATGTTAGGGACTTGTCCTGTATGCTTGCTCTTGCTGTTGAGAAACCGGATGCTGCAAATAGTAGGATTTTCAACTGCGTAAGTGACTGTGCAGTGACTCTGGATGGAATGGCCAAACTATGTGCTCAAGCTGCTGGTCGTCCTGTTAACATTGTTCATTATGATCCCAAAGCTGTTGGAATTGATGCAAAAAAAGCTTTCCCTTTCCGGAACATG CACTTTTATGCAGAACCAAGAGCTGCTAAGGACATTTTGGGTTGGCAGGGCACCACAAATCTTCCCGAAGATTTGAAGGAGAGGTTTGATGAGTATGTAAAGATTGGAAGAGACAAGAAGCCCATAACGTTTGAGATAGATGATAAGATATTAGAATTGCTCAAAGTACCGGTGGCTGTATGA